One Halorientalis litorea DNA segment encodes these proteins:
- the eno gene encoding phosphopyruvate hydratase codes for MTLVASVALRRVLDSRGNPTVEAEVTTESGGFGRAAAPSGASTGEYEAVELPPNEAIAAAREHAVPRLVGEVYAGDQRGVDAALHAADGTDDFSQIGANSAVAISMAAAKAGADVQGIPLYQHLGGAFRGRNFPVPLGNVVGGGEHAADATHIQEFLAAPVGAPSVTDAVFANAAVHGEVADILHDRDLPAGKGDEGAWAPSVDDAEAFEVVAEAIARVEDAVGFEVRLGLDVAGAELYDPEAGVYRYGDRERDTDEQIAYVADLVDEYSLVYVEDPLDENDYAAFAELTDRVGDETLVCGDDLFVTNTDRLADGIAQDAANSILVKPNQIGTLTDAFDAIEMAVESGYDPVVSHRSGETEDTTIAHLAVATDAPFIKTGAVGGERTAKLNELIRIEDNA; via the coding sequence GTGACGCTGGTCGCCAGCGTCGCGCTCCGGCGCGTCCTCGACTCGCGGGGGAACCCGACTGTCGAGGCGGAAGTCACCACCGAGAGTGGGGGCTTCGGCCGCGCCGCGGCACCGAGCGGTGCGTCGACGGGCGAGTACGAGGCTGTCGAACTCCCGCCGAACGAGGCAATCGCGGCGGCCCGCGAACACGCCGTCCCGCGACTGGTCGGTGAAGTGTACGCGGGTGACCAGCGCGGCGTCGACGCCGCGCTCCACGCCGCCGACGGTACCGACGACTTCTCGCAAATCGGTGCCAACAGTGCCGTCGCCATCAGCATGGCCGCGGCCAAGGCCGGTGCGGACGTACAGGGCATCCCGCTGTACCAGCACCTCGGCGGCGCGTTCCGCGGTCGGAACTTCCCGGTGCCGCTGGGCAACGTCGTCGGCGGTGGCGAACACGCCGCGGACGCGACCCACATCCAAGAGTTCCTCGCGGCCCCGGTCGGCGCGCCGAGCGTGACCGACGCCGTGTTCGCCAACGCGGCCGTCCACGGCGAAGTCGCGGACATCCTACACGACCGAGACCTGCCCGCGGGCAAGGGCGACGAGGGCGCGTGGGCACCGTCCGTCGACGACGCGGAGGCCTTCGAAGTCGTCGCCGAGGCGATAGCGCGCGTCGAGGACGCGGTGGGCTTCGAGGTCCGTCTCGGTCTCGACGTGGCCGGTGCGGAACTGTACGACCCCGAGGCAGGCGTGTACCGCTACGGGGACCGCGAACGCGACACGGACGAGCAGATAGCGTACGTCGCGGACCTCGTGGACGAGTACAGTCTCGTCTACGTCGAGGACCCGCTCGACGAGAACGACTACGCGGCCTTCGCCGAGTTGACCGACCGAGTGGGAGACGAGACGCTGGTCTGCGGTGACGACCTGTTCGTGACCAACACGGACCGGTTGGCGGACGGCATCGCGCAGGATGCGGCGAACAGCATCCTCGTCAAGCCCAACCAAATCGGCACGCTGACCGACGCCTTCGACGCCATCGAGATGGCAGTCGAGAGCGGGTACGACCCTGTGGTCTCCCACCGGAGCGGTGAGACCGAGGACACGACCATCGCACACCTCGCCGTTGCGACCGACGCACCGTTCATCAAGACCGGTGCGGTCGGTGGCGAGCGAACCGCCAAGCTGAACGAACTCATCCGAATCGAGGACAACGCATGA
- a CDS encoding 50S ribosomal protein L13, giving the protein MSVPDFEAETVIDARDCILGRVASEVAERALDGERVAVINAEQSVITGREEQLVEKYQTRREVGSDRGPYYPKQPDRIFKRSIRGMLPYKKPRGREAYENVRVYKGNPNDEDGEIIEGTSLDRLSNIKFVQLGTISEQLGANVTW; this is encoded by the coding sequence ATGAGCGTGCCGGACTTCGAGGCCGAGACGGTCATCGACGCCCGAGATTGCATCCTCGGACGGGTCGCCAGCGAGGTGGCCGAGCGCGCACTCGACGGCGAACGCGTCGCCGTCATCAACGCCGAGCAGTCGGTCATCACCGGCCGCGAGGAGCAACTCGTCGAGAAGTACCAGACGCGGCGGGAAGTCGGCTCGGACCGCGGGCCGTACTACCCGAAACAGCCCGACCGCATCTTCAAGCGGTCGATTCGCGGGATGCTTCCGTACAAGAAGCCCCGCGGCCGCGAGGCGTACGAGAACGTCCGCGTCTACAAGGGCAACCCGAACGACGAGGACGGCGAAATCATCGAGGGAACGTCGCTGGATAGACTCTCGAACATCAAGTTCGTCCAGTTGGGGACGATCAGCGAACAACTCGGAGCAAACGTCACATGGTAA
- the moaA gene encoding GTP 3',8-cyclase MoaA: MLVDQFGREVTGVRVSLTDRCNFDCVYCHNEGLGDTRGPMEPQDNEMATDDVVRFLEVAREFDVDAVKFTGGEPMLRDDLAEIIERAPAGMETSLTTNGTYLPGQAEELVAAGLDRVNVSQDALDPEAFKQVTQSGEYEAVIEGVDAALDAGLDPVKLNMVVFEATAGYVPEMVDHVAANDGLQLQLIEYMPELAGRPDWAVDIERVHGWLEEQAHTVEHREMHDRRRYWIDEKRGEQSDDGAKGTGDGGMVEVVDPVENAEFCANCHRVRVTHEGYLKGCLNRNDDLRSMGEMTKPEIRETFREVVANRVPYYGEYMMKDDDGEWSINEEYIGV, translated from the coding sequence ATGCTCGTTGACCAGTTCGGGCGCGAAGTCACCGGGGTCAGAGTCTCCCTGACCGACCGGTGTAACTTCGACTGTGTCTACTGCCACAACGAGGGACTGGGCGACACGCGGGGGCCGATGGAACCGCAGGACAACGAGATGGCCACCGACGACGTGGTCCGGTTCCTCGAAGTCGCCCGCGAGTTCGACGTGGACGCAGTGAAGTTCACCGGCGGCGAACCGATGTTGCGCGACGACCTCGCGGAAATCATCGAGCGCGCACCCGCGGGGATGGAGACATCGCTGACGACTAACGGCACCTACCTGCCCGGCCAAGCCGAGGAGTTGGTCGCCGCCGGACTCGACCGGGTGAACGTCTCCCAGGACGCGCTGGACCCCGAGGCGTTCAAGCAGGTCACACAGAGCGGCGAGTACGAGGCGGTCATCGAGGGCGTCGACGCCGCGCTCGACGCGGGACTGGACCCGGTGAAACTGAACATGGTCGTCTTCGAGGCCACCGCCGGATACGTCCCCGAGATGGTCGACCACGTCGCCGCGAACGACGGCCTCCAACTCCAACTCATCGAGTACATGCCCGAACTGGCCGGGCGGCCAGACTGGGCCGTCGACATCGAACGCGTCCACGGTTGGCTGGAGGAGCAGGCCCACACCGTCGAACACCGGGAGATGCACGACCGGCGACGCTACTGGATAGACGAAAAGCGGGGCGAGCAGTCGGACGACGGCGCGAAGGGTACCGGCGACGGCGGGATGGTCGAGGTGGTCGACCCCGTGGAGAACGCCGAGTTCTGTGCGAACTGCCACCGCGTGCGCGTCACACACGAAGGGTATCTCAAAGGGTGTCTCAACCGCAACGACGACCTGCGGTCGATGGGAGAAATGACGAAACCGGAGATACGCGAGACGTTCCGCGAAGTCGTCGCCAACCGCGTGCCCTACTACGGGGAGTACATGATGAAAGACGACGACGGCGAGTGGAGCATCAACGAGGAGTACATCGGCGTCTGA
- a CDS encoding 50S ribosomal protein L18e: protein MSKTNPRLRSLIADLKSTARDSGGDVWADVAEQLEKPRRTHAEVNLGRIERYAREDETVVVPGKVLGSGVLQKDVAVAAVDVSGTAQTKIDQVGEYMDIEQAVEQNPDGTDVRVIR, encoded by the coding sequence ATGAGCAAGACGAACCCGAGACTACGTAGTCTCATCGCCGACCTGAAGTCGACCGCCCGTGATTCGGGCGGGGACGTCTGGGCCGACGTGGCAGAGCAACTCGAGAAGCCGCGTCGTACACACGCCGAAGTCAACCTGGGCCGCATCGAGCGGTACGCACGGGAAGACGAAACGGTTGTCGTGCCGGGCAAAGTCCTCGGCAGCGGCGTCCTGCAGAAGGACGTTGCCGTCGCCGCCGTGGACGTGTCCGGGACGGCACAGACGAAAATCGACCAAGTCGGCGAATACATGGATATCGAACAGGCAGTCGAACAGAACCCCGACGGTACCGACGTGCGGGTGATTCGATGA
- a CDS encoding DNA-directed RNA polymerase subunit N produces MMVPVRCFTCGTVVGEHWEEFKSRTQEGEDPEAVLDDLGLERHCCRRMLVSHKDLVDIVAPYQ; encoded by the coding sequence ATGATGGTCCCAGTCCGGTGTTTCACGTGTGGTACCGTCGTCGGCGAGCACTGGGAGGAGTTTAAATCCCGGACCCAAGAGGGCGAGGACCCGGAGGCGGTCCTCGACGACCTCGGCTTGGAGCGACACTGCTGCCGTCGCATGCTCGTCTCGCACAAAGACCTCGTCGACATCGTCGCACCGTATCAGTGA
- a CDS encoding 30S ribosomal protein S13, whose amino-acid sequence MSAEDPPEDEETEEEEDIRYFVRIGQTDLDGTKSVERALTDMNGIGTRAARIITEKADVDRRAVFGKLEDDTIEDVVELVEGYADEVPDWMTNHQSDFFTGETTHEVGNDLNLTRRQDINRMKMIDSYRGVRHKRGQKVRGQRTKSTGRTEGTIGVNVEAIKEEQAEEAAEEEGGEE is encoded by the coding sequence ATGAGTGCAGAAGACCCACCCGAGGACGAAGAGACGGAGGAGGAAGAGGACATCCGCTACTTCGTCCGCATCGGACAGACAGACCTCGACGGCACGAAGTCCGTCGAGCGAGCATTGACTGACATGAACGGCATCGGAACCCGCGCCGCCCGCATCATCACCGAGAAGGCGGACGTGGACCGCCGGGCAGTGTTCGGCAAACTCGAGGACGACACCATCGAGGACGTCGTCGAGTTGGTCGAAGGGTACGCCGACGAAGTGCCCGACTGGATGACGAACCACCAGTCGGACTTCTTCACCGGCGAGACGACCCACGAGGTGGGGAACGACCTCAACCTCACCCGGCGACAAGATATCAACCGAATGAAAATGATCGACTCCTACCGGGGCGTTCGACACAAGCGCGGACAGAAAGTCCGTGGCCAGCGTACGAAGTCTACCGGACGTACCGAGGGGACCATCGGCGTCAACGTCGAGGCCATCAAAGAAGAACAGGCCGAGGAAGCCGCCGAAGAGGAAGGTGGTGAGGAATAA
- a CDS encoding DNA-directed RNA polymerase subunit D, with product MASDYEVQFIDRDERDARFLVRGVTPAFANGVRRAMIADVPTLSIDEVRVIENSSVMFDEMIALRFGLVPLTTPDDYEVGETVTLALDVEGPGTAYSGDLVSSDDQVKPADENIPIIDLKDPEGSETPQRLEVEADAVMDRGREHAKHQGGVAVGYRHLQRVEVVGDADEFGDDDPHILRGVIEEDGELVPTEEFDHDLTNRYPGKDVEVHDVPNAFVFSVETDGSLSVDELVTQAVDTLSGRATELKEAVQL from the coding sequence ATGGCAAGCGACTACGAGGTCCAGTTCATCGACCGGGACGAACGCGACGCACGGTTCCTCGTGCGTGGGGTCACCCCAGCGTTCGCCAACGGCGTCCGGCGGGCCATGATAGCCGACGTGCCGACGCTGTCCATCGACGAAGTACGCGTCATCGAGAACTCGTCGGTGATGTTCGACGAGATGATCGCACTTCGCTTCGGGTTGGTGCCGCTGACCACGCCCGACGACTACGAAGTCGGTGAGACCGTCACCCTCGCGCTGGACGTGGAGGGGCCGGGCACGGCCTACTCCGGTGACCTCGTCAGCAGCGACGATCAAGTAAAGCCGGCCGACGAGAACATTCCCATCATCGACCTCAAGGACCCAGAAGGGTCCGAGACGCCACAGCGTCTCGAAGTCGAGGCCGACGCGGTGATGGACCGCGGTCGAGAACACGCGAAACACCAAGGCGGCGTGGCCGTCGGCTACCGACACCTCCAGCGCGTGGAGGTCGTCGGGGACGCCGACGAGTTCGGCGACGACGACCCGCACATCCTCCGCGGTGTCATCGAGGAGGACGGCGAGTTGGTCCCGACCGAAGAGTTCGACCACGACCTCACGAACCGGTACCCGGGGAAGGATGTCGAGGTACACGACGTACCGAACGCCTTCGTGTTCAGCGTCGAGACGGACGGGTCGCTGTCGGTCGACGAACTGGTGACCCAGGCCGTGGACACGCTGTCCGGCCGCGCGACCGAACTGAAGGAAGCCGTACAGTTATGA
- a CDS encoding 30S ribosomal protein S4 — MALGSNTKGYETPNHPFQGERIAGEHDLVGRYGLKNKEELWRAQSELRSFRREARELLGQAQGDAEAAAAESDEFLTRLQKLGILGSEDGLDDILSLDVTDVLERRLQTVVYRKGYANTAKQARQFIVHGHITLGDRRVTEPSAKVAVDEADTVGFDSASPLTDELHPERAEEQ; from the coding sequence ATGGCGCTCGGCAGCAACACCAAAGGCTACGAGACGCCGAACCACCCCTTCCAGGGCGAGCGCATCGCCGGCGAACACGACCTCGTCGGGCGCTACGGCCTGAAGAACAAGGAAGAGCTCTGGCGCGCCCAGTCGGAACTGCGGTCGTTCCGCCGGGAGGCCCGCGAACTGCTGGGCCAAGCGCAGGGTGACGCCGAGGCGGCCGCCGCCGAGAGCGACGAGTTTCTGACGCGACTGCAGAAACTCGGGATTCTCGGCTCCGAGGACGGCCTCGACGACATCCTGTCGCTGGACGTGACCGACGTACTGGAGCGTCGCCTCCAGACGGTCGTCTACCGCAAGGGCTACGCCAACACCGCGAAGCAGGCCCGCCAGTTCATCGTCCACGGGCACATCACGCTGGGCGACCGACGCGTCACCGAGCCGTCGGCGAAGGTGGCCGTCGACGAGGCCGACACCGTCGGCTTCGACAGCGCGAGTCCGCTGACGGACGAACTCCACCCCGAACGTGCGGAGGAGCAGTAA
- a CDS encoding 30S ribosomal protein S9, producing the protein MVTNTSGKKKTAIARATVTDGEGLVRVNARPVELVEPELSQLKMLEPFRIADDDLREGVDVDVQVEGGGTSGQADAVRTAIARGLVQHTNDAELRDAYMEFDRSLLVNDVRQSEPKKWGGPGARARYQKSYR; encoded by the coding sequence ATGGTAACGAACACATCAGGCAAGAAGAAGACGGCCATCGCGCGAGCGACGGTGACGGACGGCGAGGGACTCGTCCGGGTGAACGCCCGGCCGGTCGAACTGGTCGAACCGGAACTGTCACAGCTGAAGATGCTGGAGCCGTTCCGCATCGCGGACGACGACCTGCGCGAGGGCGTCGACGTGGATGTGCAGGTCGAGGGCGGCGGCACCAGCGGGCAGGCCGACGCGGTGCGGACGGCCATCGCTCGCGGGCTGGTCCAGCACACGAACGACGCGGAACTGCGTGACGCGTACATGGAGTTCGACCGGTCGCTCCTTGTCAACGACGTGCGCCAGTCCGAGCCCAAGAAGTGGGGCGGACCGGGTGCCCGTGCGCGCTACCAGAAATCATACCGGTGA
- a CDS encoding 30S ribosomal protein S11 produces the protein MSETQESIWGIAHVHASFNNTIITITDQTGAETLAKSSGGTVVKQNRDEASPYAAMQMAEVVAEEALAQGVEGVHVRVRGPGGNQQTNPGPGAQATIRALARAGLEIGRIEDVTPIPHDGTRGPKNSGF, from the coding sequence ATGTCCGAAACGCAAGAGAGTATCTGGGGCATCGCCCACGTACACGCATCGTTCAACAATACCATCATCACCATCACGGACCAGACCGGCGCGGAGACGCTGGCAAAGTCCTCCGGCGGGACCGTCGTCAAGCAGAACCGTGACGAGGCGTCGCCGTACGCGGCCATGCAGATGGCCGAAGTCGTCGCCGAGGAGGCCCTCGCGCAGGGCGTCGAAGGCGTCCACGTGCGCGTTCGTGGCCCCGGCGGGAACCAGCAGACCAACCCCGGCCCGGGCGCGCAGGCGACCATCCGGGCACTGGCCCGTGCCGGCCTCGAAATCGGCCGTATCGAGGACGTGACACCCATCCCGCACGACGGGACACGTGGCCCGAAAAACAGCGGATTCTAA
- a CDS encoding Mrp/NBP35 family ATP-binding protein, with protein MDEADVRDRLRGVTDPDLGDDIVSLELVNEISFEGDTIRIDLALGAPYSPIETGIADEVRAALSDVDYEIDLSASIDRGLSADEQILPDVKNIIAVASGKGGVGKSTVAVNLAAGLSQLGARVGLFDADVYGPNVPRMLDAEERPKATKDETLIPPEKYGMKLMSMDFLVGEDDPVIWRGPMVHKVLTQLWEDVQWGALDYMVVDLPPGTGDTQLTLLQSVPVSGAVIVTTPQEVAVDDARKGLEMFGKHETPVLGIVENMSGFRCPDCGSEHDIFGEGGGEEFADESEMPFLGSIPLDPRVREGGDDGRPTVLDEDSDTSEALREFTNNAANMQGLVHRRGLSVQRSEPHSH; from the coding sequence ATGGACGAAGCCGACGTGCGCGACAGACTCCGCGGCGTCACGGACCCCGACCTCGGCGACGACATCGTGTCGCTAGAGTTGGTCAACGAAATTTCCTTCGAGGGCGACACAATCAGAATCGACCTCGCGCTCGGTGCCCCCTACTCACCGATCGAGACTGGCATCGCAGACGAGGTGCGCGCCGCGCTCTCGGACGTCGACTACGAAATCGACCTCTCGGCGAGCATCGACCGCGGCCTCTCGGCCGACGAGCAAATCCTCCCGGACGTCAAGAACATCATCGCCGTCGCCTCCGGGAAAGGCGGCGTCGGGAAGAGTACGGTCGCGGTGAACCTCGCGGCCGGCCTCTCGCAACTGGGTGCGCGGGTCGGTCTGTTCGACGCCGACGTGTACGGGCCGAACGTCCCGCGGATGCTCGACGCCGAGGAACGGCCGAAAGCGACCAAAGACGAGACGCTCATCCCGCCGGAGAAGTACGGGATGAAACTGATGAGCATGGACTTCCTCGTCGGCGAGGACGACCCGGTCATCTGGCGCGGCCCGATGGTCCACAAGGTCCTCACCCAGCTGTGGGAGGACGTCCAGTGGGGCGCGCTCGATTACATGGTCGTCGACTTGCCACCGGGCACCGGCGACACGCAACTCACGCTCCTGCAGAGCGTCCCCGTCTCCGGGGCCGTCATCGTCACGACGCCACAGGAGGTGGCCGTCGACGACGCCCGCAAAGGGCTGGAGATGTTCGGCAAACACGAGACGCCGGTGCTGGGTATCGTCGAGAACATGAGCGGGTTCCGCTGTCCCGACTGCGGGTCCGAACACGACATCTTCGGCGAGGGCGGCGGCGAGGAGTTCGCCGACGAGTCCGAGATGCCCTTCCTCGGGTCCATTCCGCTGGACCCCCGTGTCCGCGAGGGTGGCGACGACGGCCGCCCGACGGTACTGGACGAGGACAGCGACACCAGCGAGGCGTTGCGCGAGTTCACGAACAACGCCGCGAACATGCAGGGACTCGTCCACCGCCGCGGGCTGTCGGTCCAGCGGTCGGAACCGCACTCGCACTGA
- a CDS encoding ABC transporter permease subunit, protein MSWRDIARKDVHDASRSWSIWALSALLLVVFVGYAAAHAYLGEMAFVAFLDGLAGVVGILLPLIAVLLSYKSIAGERTSGSVYLSLSLPNSRKDMVVGKFVGRSVVLLVPTLVALAAAGVAGAARYGTDGAVLYPWFLFVTVLYGVAFVGIALGVSMSTTVDRRITFGALGSYLLLALIWDEVHSVVLVILHRFDAAVLANMPDWALLFRLLKPAESYYRLLRVGFDIERAGRYVADGAPLYVDWWMAAVLLSVWIAAPLALGYWRFTAMDL, encoded by the coding sequence ATGAGTTGGCGAGACATCGCACGGAAAGACGTCCACGATGCCAGCCGGTCGTGGTCGATTTGGGCCCTGTCCGCGCTCCTGCTGGTCGTGTTCGTCGGCTACGCCGCCGCACACGCGTACCTCGGTGAGATGGCGTTCGTCGCGTTCTTGGACGGCCTAGCGGGCGTCGTCGGCATACTCCTACCGTTGATTGCGGTTCTTCTCAGTTACAAGTCAATCGCCGGGGAGCGGACCAGCGGGAGCGTCTACCTCTCGCTATCGCTCCCCAACTCCCGGAAGGACATGGTCGTCGGGAAGTTCGTCGGTCGGTCCGTCGTCTTGCTCGTCCCGACACTCGTGGCACTCGCCGCTGCAGGTGTCGCTGGGGCGGCCCGCTACGGAACGGACGGTGCCGTCCTGTACCCGTGGTTCCTGTTCGTGACTGTGCTGTACGGTGTCGCGTTCGTCGGCATCGCGCTCGGCGTGTCGATGTCGACAACTGTCGACCGGCGAATCACCTTCGGTGCCCTCGGAAGCTACCTACTGCTCGCACTGATTTGGGACGAGGTCCATTCAGTAGTCCTCGTCATCTTGCACCGGTTTGACGCCGCGGTGCTGGCCAACATGCCCGACTGGGCGTTGCTGTTCCGCCTCCTCAAGCCGGCCGAGTCCTACTACCGGCTACTCAGGGTCGGATTCGACATCGAGCGAGCGGGACGATACGTCGCCGACGGCGCGCCCCTGTACGTCGACTGGTGGATGGCGGCCGTGTTATTGAGTGTGTGGATAGCAGCCCCGCTGGCTCTCGGATACTGGCGGTTCACCGCAATGGACCTCTGA
- a CDS encoding DNA-directed RNA polymerase subunit K: MADQQDNRYEKARILGARALQVAHGAPVLIDTEQTQPILIAAEEYDAGVLPFTVWRGEQ; the protein is encoded by the coding sequence ATGGCTGACCAACAAGACAACCGATACGAGAAGGCTCGCATCCTCGGCGCGCGAGCACTGCAGGTGGCCCACGGCGCGCCGGTGCTCATCGACACGGAGCAGACCCAGCCCATCCTCATCGCGGCAGAGGAGTACGACGCTGGTGTCCTGCCCTTTACGGTGTGGCGGGGTGAACAGTGA
- the rpsB gene encoding 30S ribosomal protein S2, which yields MSGDEDQEGLDATESDVDPDPATEAGAVAEERDGDESADESTEAADEAAEETAEPRLDEDVMPDDEADLLIPVEDYLAAGVHIGTQQKTKDMERFIHRVRTDGLYVLDVSMTDQRVRTAADFLANYDPEQVLVASSRQYGRFPAEKFADAVGARARTGRFIPGTLTNPDYDGYIEPDVVVVTDPIGDSQAVKEAITVGIPVIAMCDSNNGTGNVDLVVPTNNKGRKALSVVYWLLANETLDRRGAEPAYALEDFESGI from the coding sequence ATGAGCGGAGACGAAGACCAAGAAGGGCTCGACGCCACCGAATCCGACGTCGACCCGGACCCGGCCACCGAGGCCGGGGCCGTGGCCGAGGAACGAGACGGCGACGAGTCTGCAGACGAATCGACAGAGGCCGCCGACGAGGCGGCCGAAGAGACAGCGGAGCCACGGCTGGACGAGGACGTCATGCCCGACGACGAGGCGGACCTCCTCATCCCCGTCGAGGACTACCTCGCGGCTGGTGTCCACATCGGGACCCAGCAGAAGACCAAGGACATGGAGCGGTTCATCCACCGCGTCCGCACTGACGGGCTGTACGTGCTGGACGTGTCGATGACCGACCAGCGCGTCCGGACGGCCGCGGACTTCCTCGCGAACTACGACCCCGAGCAGGTGCTCGTGGCCTCCTCGCGCCAGTACGGCCGGTTCCCGGCCGAGAAGTTCGCGGACGCCGTCGGGGCGCGCGCCCGGACCGGCCGGTTCATCCCCGGGACGCTGACCAACCCCGATTACGACGGGTACATCGAACCCGACGTGGTGGTCGTCACCGACCCCATCGGCGACAGTCAGGCGGTCAAGGAGGCAATCACCGTCGGCATTCCCGTCATCGCGATGTGTGACTCCAACAACGGGACCGGCAACGTGGACCTCGTCGTCCCGACGAACAACAAGGGGCGCAAGGCACTGTCGGTCGTCTACTGGCTGCTGGCCAACGAGACGCTCGACCGGCGCGGTGCGGAACCGGCCTACGCCCTCGAAGACTTCGAGAGCGGTATCTGA